One region of Bradyrhizobium betae genomic DNA includes:
- a CDS encoding acyl-CoA dehydrogenase family protein, with product MTQQNFATHEVFNQSPPFEDVDLFAVDRPLVDAVKANGGAAAERELSEFGKAWGSAAMADRGRLANENTPKLRTFDAKGNRRDQVEFHPAYHELMAHSAQGGVHNSTWTTDGKPAGDAAEVIRAAKFYMASQVETGHLCPITMTRASVGALAMQPDLLARVMPVLSTKSYDSTFAPWWEKRGMTLGMGMTEKQGGTDVRANMTRAVRDGDAYRVTGHKWFMSAPMCDAFLVLAQAEEGLTCFFMPRFAPDGSVNAIQFQRLKDKLGNRSNASSEVEFTGAYAERVGEEGKGIRTIIQMVQLTRQDCAIASTGLMRSGLAHALHHARHRSVFQKHLADQPLMQAVLSDMALHVEASTALVMRLCRAFDRTPHDAAEAAYMRLLTPAIKYWTCKSAPAFLYEAMECLGGNGYVEDGILARHYRESPVNAIWEGSGNVMCLDVLRALAREPEAAMAVLQSLAAETKGLPGAGEAVAFIGKTFRRADGERVARLAVEKLALLAAAAALNGVSPHHAELFAATRLAANHASMYGAVELDGGDGRTLLERALP from the coding sequence ATGACCCAGCAGAACTTTGCGACCCATGAGGTCTTCAACCAGTCGCCGCCGTTCGAGGACGTCGACCTGTTCGCCGTGGATCGTCCGCTGGTCGACGCGGTAAAGGCCAATGGCGGCGCCGCGGCGGAGCGCGAGCTGTCGGAGTTCGGCAAGGCCTGGGGCTCGGCCGCGATGGCCGATCGCGGGCGCCTGGCGAACGAGAATACACCGAAGCTGCGCACCTTCGACGCCAAGGGCAATCGCCGCGACCAGGTCGAATTTCATCCGGCCTATCACGAGCTGATGGCGCACAGCGCGCAGGGCGGCGTGCACAATTCGACGTGGACCACGGATGGCAAGCCGGCCGGCGATGCCGCCGAGGTCATCCGCGCGGCAAAATTCTACATGGCCTCGCAGGTCGAGACCGGCCATCTCTGTCCGATCACGATGACGCGCGCCTCCGTCGGTGCGCTGGCGATGCAGCCGGATCTGCTCGCGCGCGTGATGCCGGTGCTGTCGACGAAGAGCTACGATTCCACTTTCGCGCCGTGGTGGGAGAAGCGCGGCATGACGCTCGGCATGGGCATGACCGAGAAACAGGGCGGCACCGACGTGCGCGCCAACATGACGCGCGCGGTGCGCGACGGCGATGCCTATCGCGTCACCGGCCACAAATGGTTCATGTCGGCGCCGATGTGCGACGCATTCCTGGTGCTGGCGCAGGCCGAGGAGGGGCTGACCTGCTTCTTCATGCCGCGTTTTGCGCCGGATGGTTCGGTCAATGCGATCCAGTTCCAGCGGCTGAAGGACAAGCTCGGCAATCGTTCGAATGCGTCCTCGGAAGTCGAGTTTACAGGTGCGTATGCCGAACGGGTCGGCGAGGAGGGCAAGGGCATCCGCACCATCATCCAGATGGTGCAGCTGACGCGGCAGGATTGCGCGATTGCCTCCACCGGCCTGATGCGCTCGGGGCTCGCACATGCGCTGCATCACGCCCGTCACCGTAGCGTGTTCCAGAAGCATCTGGCCGATCAGCCCTTGATGCAGGCCGTGCTGTCGGACATGGCGCTGCATGTCGAGGCGAGCACGGCGCTGGTGATGCGGCTCTGCCGCGCCTTCGACCGCACCCCGCACGATGCGGCCGAGGCAGCCTATATGCGGCTGCTGACGCCCGCGATCAAATACTGGACCTGCAAGAGCGCGCCGGCGTTTCTCTATGAGGCGATGGAGTGCCTCGGCGGCAATGGCTATGTCGAGGACGGCATCCTCGCGCGCCATTACCGGGAATCGCCGGTCAACGCGATCTGGGAAGGCTCCGGCAACGTGATGTGCCTCGACGTGCTGCGCGCGCTCGCGCGCGAGCCGGAGGCGGCGATGGCGGTGCTGCAATCGCTGGCGGCCGAGACCAAGGGACTGCCGGGGGCAGGCGAGGCGGTCGCGTTCATCGGCAAGACCTTCCGCCGCGCCGACGGCGAGCGCGTCGCGCGGCTTGCGGTGGAGAAGCTGGCGCTGCTTGCCGCCGCCGCAGCGCTCAACGGCGTATCGCCGCACCATGCCGAGCTGTTCGCCGCCACGCGCCTCGCCGCCAACCATGCCAGCATGTACGGCGCGGTGGAGCTGGACGGTGGCGACGGGCGTACGCTGCTGGAGCGGGCGCTGCCGTGA
- a CDS encoding CPBP family intramembrane glutamic endopeptidase translates to MDSLNPDLPPMTVTPAPPRVWKFWGTALWGLFIFAAMFVGQIGGVALLVALRGLPMDLASVQLVGREPQALALSVTMGLPATLAAVWLAIRIKKASFVDYLALHWPSWKQVLFGAVGLVVIVVAWETMSRTLGREATPGFMTDLLKSGRDKGAALLLLFAFSVAAPLSEEILARGFLYRGWSASFLRVPGAIILSSLVWTVVHLQYDIYFLAEVFTIGLWFGYMRYRAGSLWLTAILHALNNLTAVVLTMWLGS, encoded by the coding sequence ATGGACTCCCTCAATCCCGATCTGCCGCCGATGACCGTGACGCCGGCGCCGCCGCGCGTCTGGAAATTCTGGGGCACGGCGCTGTGGGGCCTCTTCATCTTTGCCGCGATGTTTGTCGGGCAGATCGGCGGCGTCGCCCTGCTGGTCGCGCTGCGCGGCCTGCCGATGGACCTTGCCTCGGTCCAGCTCGTCGGCCGCGAGCCGCAGGCGCTCGCGCTGTCGGTGACCATGGGCCTGCCGGCGACGCTGGCGGCGGTGTGGCTCGCCATCCGCATCAAGAAGGCGTCCTTCGTCGACTACCTCGCGCTGCACTGGCCGTCCTGGAAGCAAGTCCTGTTCGGCGCCGTCGGGCTCGTCGTGATCGTGGTGGCCTGGGAGACGATGTCGCGTACGCTCGGCCGCGAAGCGACGCCGGGCTTCATGACCGATCTGTTGAAATCGGGCCGTGACAAGGGGGCGGCACTGTTGCTGCTGTTCGCTTTCAGCGTGGCCGCGCCGTTGTCGGAAGAAATCCTGGCGCGCGGCTTCCTCTATCGCGGCTGGTCGGCGAGCTTTCTGCGCGTGCCCGGCGCGATCATCCTGTCGTCGCTGGTGTGGACGGTCGTGCACCTGCAATACGACATCTACTTCCTCGCCGAGGTCTTCACCATCGGCCTGTGGTTCGGCTACATGCGCTATCGCGCGGGCTCGCTCTGGCTGACGGCGATATTGCACGCGCTGAACAACCTGACCGCGGTGGTGCTGACGATGTGGCTGGGGAGCTAA
- the ruvX gene encoding Holliday junction resolvase RuvX: protein MPALILPLVDAATHWPERGGLVGLDLGTKTIGVAVSNPDRRLATGVETIQRKAFKQDAARLLAIAAERKAVGFVLGLPINMDGSEGPRAQSTRAFARNLAGLTALPIGLWDERLSTAAVERELIGMDVSRAKRAEVIDEHAAIFILQGALDRLANLRASPGAV, encoded by the coding sequence ATGCCGGCTCTTATCCTGCCCCTGGTCGATGCTGCAACCCACTGGCCCGAACGCGGCGGGTTGGTCGGCCTTGATCTCGGCACAAAAACCATCGGCGTCGCCGTATCCAACCCCGACCGGCGGCTCGCGACCGGCGTCGAGACCATCCAGCGCAAGGCGTTCAAGCAGGATGCCGCCCGGCTGCTGGCGATCGCAGCCGAGCGCAAGGCGGTCGGCTTCGTGCTCGGCCTGCCCATCAACATGGACGGCAGCGAAGGCCCGCGCGCGCAGTCGACCCGGGCGTTTGCCCGCAATCTCGCCGGGCTGACCGCGCTCCCGATCGGCCTTTGGGACGAGCGCCTGTCGACCGCAGCGGTCGAGCGCGAGCTGATCGGCATGGATGTCAGCCGCGCCAAGCGCGCCGAGGTGATCGACGAGCACGCCGCGATCTTCATCCTGCAAGGCGCGCTCGACCGCCTCGCCAATCTTCGCGCCAGCCCTGGGGCCGTCTGA
- a CDS encoding LysR family transcriptional regulator → MELSDIQTFAAVARTGGITRAAEELNTVQSNVTQRVKALEAEIGTALFERHSRGMTLTGAGKRLLPYAQRMAALSREAVLAARDDGEPKGPLAIGSMETTAAVRLPPLLADFHRRFPAVRLSLRTATTADLVAGVLEGTLDGAFVAGPIAHGDLTATSAFREELVLVSARRWSSLAELRAGTPESGPTALVFRTGCTYRQRLEQIFVEFGWPSAARFELGTLDGMIGCVAADMGVTLLPRAVVERSAMNGSVSIHALSPSHARVETLFIQRSAGHQYSALNGFISCLKSDDQVIAA, encoded by the coding sequence ATGGAACTCAGCGACATCCAGACCTTTGCCGCGGTCGCCCGCACCGGCGGCATCACGCGCGCCGCCGAAGAGCTCAACACCGTGCAATCCAACGTCACCCAGCGCGTGAAGGCGCTGGAGGCCGAGATCGGCACGGCGCTGTTCGAGCGCCACAGCCGCGGCATGACGCTGACCGGCGCCGGCAAACGGCTTCTGCCTTACGCGCAGCGGATGGCGGCGCTGTCGCGCGAAGCCGTGCTCGCCGCGCGCGACGATGGCGAGCCGAAGGGGCCGCTGGCGATCGGTTCGATGGAGACGACCGCAGCGGTGCGGCTGCCGCCCCTGCTGGCCGATTTCCACCGCCGCTTCCCGGCCGTGCGGCTCTCCTTACGCACCGCAACCACCGCGGACCTCGTGGCCGGCGTGCTTGAAGGTACGCTCGACGGTGCTTTCGTCGCAGGTCCCATCGCGCATGGCGACCTCACCGCGACCAGCGCTTTCCGCGAAGAGCTGGTGCTGGTCAGCGCGCGGCGCTGGAGCTCGCTCGCCGAGCTGCGCGCCGGAACGCCGGAGTCCGGTCCGACCGCCCTGGTGTTCCGCACCGGTTGCACCTACCGCCAGCGGCTCGAACAGATCTTCGTCGAGTTCGGCTGGCCTTCGGCGGCACGCTTCGAGCTCGGCACGCTCGACGGCATGATCGGCTGCGTCGCCGCCGACATGGGCGTCACGCTGTTGCCGCGCGCTGTCGTCGAGCGCAGCGCGATGAACGGCAGCGTGTCGATCCACGCGCTGAGCCCCTCGCACGCGCGCGTCGAGACGCTCTTCATCCAGCGCAGTGCCGGACATCAATACAGCGCGCTCAATGGCTTCATCTCCTGCCTGAAGAGCGACGATCAGGTCATCGCGGCCTGA
- a CDS encoding AEC family transporter, with the protein MAVVIAALLPVFILIVLGVVLRHSLMRLDTQWHGLERLTYYVLFPMLLVQTLVKADLTKVPVAGVGGALLLSALVMSLLCLALRPALARLDIDGPAFTSIFQGATRWQTYVALSVSANMFGDVGLALASVAMVAIIPQVNVFSVAVLAHYASPEKQSARAIVMTVIRNPLIWACVIGLVINVVHLPLPKIWHEVADALGRSSLAIGLLVTGAGLQLKGLFHPSVSATLGVTFKLVLMPVLAVALAVWFGLSGNSLAIVAICAAVPTSPSAYVLARQMGGDAPLLAQIITLQTILAAITMPIAIALVA; encoded by the coding sequence ATGGCCGTCGTGATCGCGGCGCTGCTCCCGGTCTTCATCCTCATCGTGCTCGGCGTGGTGCTGAGGCACAGCCTGATGCGGCTGGACACGCAGTGGCACGGGCTGGAACGGCTGACCTACTACGTGCTGTTTCCGATGCTTCTGGTCCAGACGCTGGTGAAGGCTGATCTTACGAAAGTGCCGGTCGCAGGGGTCGGCGGCGCGCTGCTGCTGTCGGCGCTGGTGATGTCCCTGCTCTGTCTCGCGCTCCGCCCGGCTCTCGCCCGGCTCGACATCGACGGTCCCGCCTTCACCTCGATCTTCCAGGGCGCGACGCGCTGGCAGACCTATGTGGCGCTGTCGGTCTCCGCCAACATGTTCGGCGACGTCGGGTTGGCGCTGGCGTCAGTGGCGATGGTTGCAATCATCCCGCAGGTCAACGTGTTCAGCGTCGCCGTGCTCGCGCATTATGCCTCGCCCGAGAAGCAATCCGCGCGCGCCATCGTCATGACGGTGATCCGCAATCCCCTGATCTGGGCCTGCGTCATCGGCCTCGTCATCAATGTCGTCCATCTGCCGTTGCCGAAGATCTGGCATGAAGTTGCCGACGCGCTCGGCCGTTCCTCACTCGCGATCGGCCTGCTCGTCACCGGCGCGGGCCTGCAGCTCAAGGGGCTGTTCCACCCCAGCGTCAGCGCGACGCTCGGCGTGACGTTCAAGCTGGTGCTGATGCCCGTGCTCGCGGTGGCGCTCGCCGTGTGGTTTGGTCTGTCCGGCAACAGCCTCGCCATCGTCGCGATCTGCGCGGCGGTGCCGACCTCCCCCAGCGCCTATGTGCTGGCCCGCCAGATGGGCGGCGACGCCCCGCTGCTGGCGCAGATCATCACGCTGCAGACGATTCTGGCGGCGATCACCATGCCGATCGCGATCGCGCTGGTGGCGTGA